TGAATCTCATGACTCTGGGAGCAGACGATGTTTTCGGTAAGATTCCTTTCATGGCCTTCGGTCATGAACCTTTATACGCGTCCGTCATGACATCGAGCCCTTTCCAGGCCGATGTTCTGGACAGCGCGGCGCTTCAGAAGGAATATGACAATCTTTCCCATACGTTCAGAAATTTTGTTTTCAGCACGGCCACAAACATATCCATGACAACGAAACTGTTCTATCACCTGCTTGGACATACCTAGCCGTGTATTTCCCGGCTATTGTTTTCGCGACAGGACGTAATCGGCTACTGCATGCAGATGGTCTTTTGCGGGACTTTGGTTAAACACGTCCAGATCGTTGATGGATTCCCGGATAAATGTTTGCGCCCGGGTCAGCGAATAGTCGATACCGCCGGAACCCTGGATCAGGGCAAAGATCTTTCTGATGGTTTCAGGCGAAAAAGATTTGTTTTCTATGGTGGTTTTAATCATATCCCGTTCGGTCTGAGAGCATCTGGCCAGTGTGTAGATAAGCGGCAGCGTCATCTTGCCTTCTTCCAGATCCTTGCCGATGGCTTTTCCGAAATCTTCCTCCTGGGCCATGTAGTCGAGGGTGTCGTCCGTGATCTGAAAAGCCATGCCGATTTTGTATCCGTACTGCCCCAGCGCTTGGATTTGCTCATTTGACGCACATGCCAGAACCGCAGCGCTTTCGCAGGCGGCGGAAATCAATACGGCGGTTTTCTTTTCTACAATACTCAGATATTCCGCTTCTGTCAGATTTGTATCTCCGCACTTCATCAACTGAAACACTTCGCCCTCCGACATGGTGTTGGTCATTTTCGACATCAGCCGGTAAATTTCAAGGTCGCCGATTATGGAAAAAAGAGTGAAGGCTTTGGAATAAAGAAAATCACCAACCAGGACGCTTGCGGCGTTGCCCCAGACATGGTTTGCGGAGGTTTTGCCGCGGCGGATGACGGCTTCATCAATGACATCGTCATGCAGGAGACTGGCTGTGTGGATGAATTCTATGGATGCGGCGAGCGGAAATCGCGACTCTCCCGTAAAACCGCAGAGTCGTGCACAAATCAGATGCAGCAAGGGTCGGAACCGCTTGCCCCCGCTGTCAATCAAATGGTGCGCCACTTCGGGAATCAGTTTGATGTCGGACGAGATGTATTGATCGAGGTAGGCC
This DNA window, taken from Deltaproteobacteria bacterium HGW-Deltaproteobacteria-6, encodes the following:
- a CDS encoding octaprenyl diphosphate synthase, whose amino-acid sequence is MQISDVFAAYADEMVQIEAYLDQYISSDIKLIPEVAHHLIDSGGKRFRPLLHLICARLCGFTGESRFPLAASIEFIHTASLLHDDVIDEAVIRRGKTSANHVWGNAASVLVGDFLYSKAFTLFSIIGDLEIYRLMSKMTNTMSEGEVFQLMKCGDTNLTEAEYLSIVEKKTAVLISAACESAAVLACASNEQIQALGQYGYKIGMAFQITDDTLDYMAQEEDFGKAIGKDLEEGKMTLPLIYTLARCSQTERDMIKTTIENKSFSPETIRKIFALIQGSGGIDYSLTRAQTFIRESINDLDVFNQSPAKDHLHAVADYVLSRKQ